The proteins below come from a single Gossypium raimondii isolate GPD5lz chromosome 2, ASM2569854v1, whole genome shotgun sequence genomic window:
- the LOC105788466 gene encoding uncharacterized protein LOC105788466, which produces MASKASSSLFQSLRRYIKKPWEITGPCADPEYKNAVPKATEYRVRCPATTLQKPIVPTSDPETVFDIKYYSRDQRRNRPPIRRTILKKDDVVKMMKEKTFDVNDFPKVYLTAKVEEDENAVGGGYQK; this is translated from the coding sequence ATGGCCTCCAAAGCAAGCAGCTCCCTCTTCCAAAGCCTGAGACGCTACATCAAGAAGCCATGGGAGATAACTGGACCCTGCGCCGACCCAGAGTACAAAAACGCGGTGCCCAAAGCCACGGAGTATCGTGTTCGCTGCCCTGCCACCACTTTGCAAAAGCCCATCGTCCCTACCTCCGACCCTGAAACCGTCTTCGACATCAAATACTACAGCCGCGATCAACGCCGGAACCGCCCTCCGATCCGCCGTACCATCTTGAAGAAAGATGACGTGGTGAAGATGATGAAAGAGAAAACCTTTGATGTCAACGATTTTCCAAAGGTCTACTTGACTGCTAAAGTTGAAGAGGATGAGAATGCAGTTGGGGGAGGCTACCAGAAATAG